Proteins from a genomic interval of Sporolactobacillus sp. Y61:
- a CDS encoding glycogen/starch/alpha-glucan phosphorylase encodes MDLSKRKFKEDFKRTLTDLYSMDINDSSVTEQYFALGNLVRAYCSRNWNKTNQKYLDKEQKQIYYFSMEFLLGRMLKSNLLNLGILQTVRSGLEELGLNLEKIAQTEPDPGLGNGGLGRLAACFIDSIATCGIPGHGNGIRFKYGLFKQKFINGYQVELPENWLQNGNVWETRRLNMAVTVSFYGHVWMEETRSGYLIPHYEHDQRVLAVPYDIPVIGYDNDTVNTLRLWSAEMPPQDESSDYWSYLNQQERIESISEVLYPDDSNYEGRLLRLKQEYFFVSAGVQSIVRHYQKMGLTMNHLAEKAGIHINDTHPALCVPELMRILLDDEKMDWEHAWNITIHVMSYTNHTIMSEALEKWPVDMIKTLIPRVYQIIEEIDRRYVQKMLTLYDRDLVERTRIIEGHHVKMANLAIIGSHSINGVAKMHTAILKEKVLHDFFIIYPSRFNNKTNGITQRRWLMLANEPLSKLISRKIGSDWEKIPTELKMLKAYRNDEMTLQELAHIKRINKKRFANYILETMKIKISPDAIFDVQIKRLHAYKRQLLNLMHILYLYFQLKDNPKADIYPRVFIFGAKAAPSYTYAKEIIKLINSAADLINNDPAINGKLKIVFVENYGVSLAERIIPASDVSEQISLASKEASGTSNMKLMLNGAVTLATLDGANVEIRDRVGPDNIVIFGLTEQEVFQYYADGSYHSSHYYEKNPAIRRILNALTDGTIPGIRQEGQDIFDSLVKYGDEFFVLRDFDSYVHAQKKIDRLYRDPLTWQRMALINIAGAGVFSSDYTVRQYASDIWDV; translated from the coding sequence ATGGACCTATCAAAAAGAAAATTCAAGGAAGATTTCAAGCGAACGCTGACGGATCTCTATTCAATGGATATAAATGATTCATCTGTGACCGAACAGTATTTTGCACTCGGCAATCTCGTCCGCGCCTATTGTTCAAGAAACTGGAATAAAACAAATCAAAAATATCTCGATAAGGAACAAAAGCAAATTTACTATTTTTCAATGGAATTTTTACTTGGACGGATGTTAAAAAGCAATCTTCTGAATCTAGGCATTCTCCAGACCGTTCGATCCGGCCTGGAAGAACTCGGTCTTAATCTGGAAAAGATTGCGCAGACCGAACCCGATCCCGGTCTTGGAAATGGCGGACTGGGCCGACTTGCCGCCTGTTTTATTGATTCGATTGCAACATGCGGAATCCCGGGCCATGGAAATGGGATTCGTTTCAAATATGGCCTCTTTAAGCAGAAATTTATCAATGGCTACCAGGTGGAACTTCCGGAAAATTGGCTGCAGAATGGAAATGTCTGGGAAACACGTCGACTGAATATGGCTGTGACGGTCAGCTTCTATGGACACGTCTGGATGGAAGAGACCCGCAGTGGCTATCTGATCCCGCACTATGAACACGATCAGCGTGTCCTTGCGGTTCCGTATGATATACCCGTGATTGGGTACGACAATGACACAGTAAATACGCTGAGACTCTGGTCAGCTGAGATGCCGCCTCAGGATGAGAGCAGTGATTACTGGTCCTACCTGAATCAGCAGGAACGGATTGAAAGTATTTCCGAAGTTCTTTATCCCGATGACTCCAACTATGAAGGGCGTTTATTACGACTGAAACAGGAATACTTCTTTGTTTCCGCAGGTGTTCAGAGTATTGTCCGGCATTATCAGAAGATGGGGTTAACAATGAATCATCTTGCTGAGAAGGCAGGGATTCATATAAACGATACACACCCCGCACTATGTGTTCCGGAACTCATGCGGATTCTCCTCGATGATGAGAAGATGGACTGGGAACATGCCTGGAACATCACAATCCATGTTATGAGCTATACGAATCACACGATTATGTCAGAAGCCCTTGAGAAGTGGCCCGTTGATATGATCAAAACGTTAATCCCGAGAGTTTATCAGATTATAGAGGAAATCGATCGCCGCTATGTTCAGAAGATGCTTACCCTCTATGACCGGGATCTCGTCGAACGTACGCGGATTATTGAGGGTCATCATGTGAAAATGGCCAATCTGGCGATCATCGGCAGCCATAGCATTAATGGTGTAGCTAAAATGCATACAGCAATACTTAAAGAAAAAGTCCTGCATGATTTCTTTATCATCTATCCTTCACGATTCAACAATAAGACGAATGGGATCACGCAGCGGCGATGGCTGATGCTGGCAAACGAACCACTCAGTAAACTGATCAGCAGAAAGATAGGCAGCGACTGGGAGAAAATACCCACAGAGCTGAAAATGCTGAAGGCTTACCGGAATGATGAGATGACCCTCCAGGAGCTGGCGCATATTAAACGGATCAATAAGAAGAGATTCGCCAATTATATCCTGGAAACCATGAAGATCAAAATCAGCCCGGATGCCATTTTTGATGTACAAATTAAGAGGTTGCATGCGTATAAAAGGCAATTGCTGAATTTAATGCACATCCTCTATTTGTACTTTCAGCTGAAAGATAACCCGAAAGCCGATATCTATCCAAGGGTCTTTATATTTGGAGCAAAAGCGGCACCGAGTTACACCTATGCAAAAGAAATTATCAAACTAATTAATTCTGCAGCTGATCTGATCAACAATGACCCGGCAATCAACGGAAAACTAAAAATTGTCTTTGTAGAAAACTATGGTGTGTCGCTTGCCGAACGGATCATCCCCGCGTCTGACGTCAGCGAGCAGATCTCTCTTGCTTCAAAGGAAGCATCGGGAACAAGCAACATGAAACTGATGCTTAACGGGGCCGTAACTCTGGCCACACTGGATGGAGCAAATGTGGAGATACGGGATCGTGTAGGTCCGGATAACATTGTTATTTTTGGCCTGACCGAGCAGGAAGTTTTTCAATACTATGCGGACGGATCCTATCATTCGTCGCATTATTATGAAAAAAATCCAGCCATCCGACGGATTCTGAACGCACTGACAGATGGTACCATTCCTGGAATCCGTCAGGAGGGACAGGACATATTTGATTCACTGGTGAAGTATGGAGATGAATTTTTTGTTTTAAGGGATTTTGATTCTTATGTGCATGCTCAGAAAAAAATTGATCGCCTGTACCGTGACCCGCTTACATGGCAGAGAATGGCTCTGATCAATATTGCCGGAGCCGGCGTCTTTTCGTCAGATTATACGGTTCGTCAGTATGCCAGCGACATCTGGGATGTTTAG
- a CDS encoding glucose-1-phosphate adenylyltransferase — MIAMILAGGQGSRLGKLTRTIAKPAIPFGGKYRIIDFSLSNCSNSGIHTVGVVTQYQPLELNDHIGNGSHWGLDRRDGGVTILQPHSSLDGEKWFQGTAHAIYQNLSYIDSHQPTYLLILSGDHIYKMDYELMLNFHKNKKATATVAVIRVPAEDATRFGIMNTDNTDRIIDFDEKPEKPKSNLASMGIYIFNWEVLRRYLMESHATGQNMNDFAKNVIPSFLANGENVFAYSFEGYWKDVGTVDSLWGANMAFINPEHELNIRDKSWRIYSKNPLAPPHYLTRDSKVRESLIVDGCYVAGEVQHSIISQNVKIGANSIIRDSIIMANSVIGKNVTIDHAIVGEHAVFADNAQLISDDGIEVVGYNEVVGGLSDEEE; from the coding sequence ATGATTGCAATGATTCTGGCAGGTGGTCAGGGTTCAAGGCTGGGGAAACTAACCCGTACGATTGCTAAGCCGGCAATACCATTCGGTGGAAAATACCGGATTATTGACTTTTCACTCAGCAACTGTTCCAATTCAGGAATTCACACGGTCGGTGTGGTTACCCAGTATCAGCCACTTGAGTTAAACGATCATATCGGCAATGGTTCACACTGGGGGCTTGACCGCAGAGATGGTGGTGTGACCATCCTGCAGCCTCATTCCAGTCTGGACGGAGAAAAATGGTTTCAGGGGACAGCACATGCCATCTACCAGAATCTTTCATATATCGACAGTCACCAGCCCACCTATCTTCTGATCCTTTCAGGTGATCATATTTATAAGATGGATTACGAACTGATGCTGAACTTTCATAAAAACAAGAAAGCGACGGCAACCGTGGCTGTGATCAGGGTTCCTGCGGAAGACGCGACGCGCTTTGGTATTATGAATACGGATAATACGGACAGAATTATTGATTTCGATGAGAAACCGGAAAAGCCGAAAAGTAATCTTGCATCGATGGGGATTTATATTTTCAACTGGGAGGTTCTGCGCCGCTACCTGATGGAAAGTCACGCAACAGGACAAAACATGAATGATTTTGCAAAAAACGTCATTCCTTCTTTCCTGGCAAACGGGGAAAATGTTTTTGCCTACTCGTTTGAAGGCTACTGGAAAGATGTTGGAACAGTTGACAGTCTCTGGGGTGCAAATATGGCTTTCATTAATCCGGAACATGAACTGAATATCCGTGATAAATCATGGCGCATCTATTCGAAGAATCCTCTTGCCCCGCCGCACTATCTGACCAGAGATTCCAAAGTGCGGGAATCTCTGATCGTTGATGGATGCTATGTTGCCGGTGAGGTGCAGCATTCTATCATATCTCAGAATGTGAAAATCGGAGCGAACAGTATCATCAGGGATTCAATCATTATGGCCAATTCGGTGATTGGAAAAAATGTAACAATTGACCATGCGATAGTCGGTGAGCACGCTGTATTTGCTGATAACGCTCAGTTAATCAGTGATGATGGCATTGAGGTTGTCGGTTATAACGAAGTTGTGGGGGGCCTTTCTGATGAGGAAGAATAA
- a CDS encoding DUF2871 domain-containing protein: MKRLYYTALGYMIAGLIAGIYYREVTKITGFTGKTMLSVLHTHLLVLGMFFFLILILLEKQFCLSKSKLFTAFYWVYNIGVIWTVALLAVHGTITAAGGLSGPAIAGIAGMGHIILSGGLILFFILLKERITQAK; the protein is encoded by the coding sequence ATGAAAAGGCTCTATTATACTGCACTTGGTTATATGATTGCGGGACTCATAGCCGGCATATATTATCGTGAAGTGACAAAAATAACCGGATTTACAGGTAAAACCATGCTGTCAGTCCTGCATACGCATCTTCTGGTTCTCGGGATGTTTTTCTTCCTGATCCTTATTTTGCTTGAGAAGCAATTTTGTTTATCAAAGAGTAAACTGTTCACTGCATTTTACTGGGTCTATAATATTGGCGTCATATGGACAGTGGCACTCCTTGCTGTTCATGGCACGATCACTGCCGCAGGAGGTCTATCCGGTCCGGCTATCGCCGGCATTGCCGGTATGGGGCATATTATTCTGTCAGGCGGCCTGATCCTGTTTTTCATCCTGTTGAAAGAACGGATTACCCAGGCAAAATAA
- the glgD gene encoding glucose-1-phosphate adenylyltransferase subunit GlgD: MRKNKICGIINLTESRETMYPLTRTRPVASLPFCSRYRLIDFPLSNMTTAGIESVGIFLNDSQRSVYDHVRSGKEWGLDSIHGGLFFFSSISARKGSGLSLSAGGDIFNYFRNIEFIEKSGAEYAVVMGTGTLCNIDVQAILRNHIAQGADMTVVYQSANQDTDLDQYMSCLTIGEDGLVRKLKSCTLRGSEEKLLVNMEIYLLKSSLLMRLIRNAVAENEYCNLSDVLHQAMIRLPTNGFEYTGYLKIINSIKSFYDANMDMLRDANLTALLKGSQPIHTKVKNEAPTYYAASCEASDSLIANGCMVKGDINHSVIFRNVSIEKNALVENSVIMQGSYIGPGAELRNVILDKQVRIEPNTKLIGTTDEPVVIEKNSVISRIMEEKEHMQSHLSTAQSHNSSFFS, from the coding sequence ATGAGGAAGAATAAAATCTGCGGCATTATCAATCTGACTGAATCAAGAGAAACGATGTATCCGCTGACCCGGACACGCCCGGTCGCCAGTCTTCCGTTCTGCAGCAGATACCGGCTGATTGACTTTCCCCTGTCCAATATGACGACGGCCGGAATAGAATCGGTTGGAATTTTTCTGAACGACAGCCAGCGTTCTGTATACGACCATGTACGCAGCGGGAAAGAATGGGGGCTCGACAGCATTCACGGCGGGTTGTTCTTTTTTTCATCCATTTCAGCCCGAAAAGGTTCCGGGCTTTCGCTAAGTGCAGGTGGTGACATCTTTAATTACTTTAGAAACATTGAATTCATTGAAAAATCAGGTGCAGAATATGCTGTAGTTATGGGCACAGGGACGCTGTGCAATATTGATGTTCAGGCGATCCTGAGAAATCATATCGCACAGGGAGCAGATATGACCGTCGTTTATCAATCCGCAAACCAGGACACTGACCTTGATCAATATATGTCCTGTCTGACGATTGGTGAAGACGGTCTGGTCAGGAAACTGAAATCCTGCACATTGCGTGGCAGCGAAGAAAAGCTGCTGGTTAATATGGAGATTTATCTGCTGAAAAGCTCCCTGCTCATGCGACTGATTCGAAATGCTGTTGCTGAAAATGAATATTGTAATTTAAGCGATGTACTGCATCAGGCTATGATCAGATTGCCGACCAACGGGTTTGAGTATACGGGTTATCTGAAAATCATCAATTCTATTAAGAGCTTTTATGATGCAAACATGGATATGCTTCGGGATGCTAATCTGACAGCACTGCTGAAGGGAAGTCAGCCAATTCATACGAAAGTGAAGAATGAGGCACCGACTTACTATGCAGCAAGTTGTGAAGCCAGTGATTCATTAATCGCTAATGGATGTATGGTGAAAGGAGATATTAATCATTCTGTCATATTCCGTAACGTGTCCATAGAAAAAAACGCCTTAGTTGAAAACTCTGTGATTATGCAGGGCAGTTATATTGGTCCTGGTGCAGAACTTCGAAATGTGATTCTCGATAAACAGGTCCGAATTGAACCCAATACAAAACTGATCGGTACAACTGATGAACCCGTTGTTATCGAAAAGAATTCTGTAATCAGCCGCATCATGGAAGAAAAGGAACACATGCAGAGTCACCTGTCTACTGCTCAAAGCCATAATTCTTCTTTTTTTTCCTAA
- a CDS encoding ABC transporter permease codes for MNKFLVLFSQSYLSKLKAKSFLITTLIMLLAIFAAFMWPTISSWLSSNNKAVKIVIVDQTRLNTAAFFKSDNHLKFKNFTGTLDQADQSVKKKKADGVLLLDQNASGQLTAQIRTADTALELNDQQQLDHYVQNVNQLFTIKQMNLTNEQAQRILSSHLTLDQHTMNTQQEGKSADSKTKATLISYGIAFLIYLFVLSYLSMISSEIAAEKDTRIMEIIISSSSPLIHLLSRVTGILSLAFTQIIVLAGAALIMAKTMNHGEYWNSVQSFFSNVSAAYFIYAILFFVLACVLYTLIGAVLGSLVNKVQDVGQAIMPVTFALMIGFFIAISGMNNPDTLLIKVSSYIPFISSMIMPMRIGATDMGLWEAAVSLILLAATIIWLFLFSLRFYKGSVLTYTSGSFLKKMKQALSLSK; via the coding sequence ATGAATAAATTCCTTGTTCTTTTTTCACAATCCTACCTGAGTAAACTGAAGGCAAAATCTTTTCTAATCACGACACTGATCATGCTGCTTGCCATTTTTGCCGCATTCATGTGGCCAACAATCAGCAGCTGGTTATCTTCCAATAACAAAGCTGTCAAAATTGTAATTGTCGATCAGACCCGTTTGAACACGGCTGCATTTTTCAAAAGTGATAATCATTTGAAATTCAAAAACTTTACGGGTACGCTGGATCAGGCAGATCAAAGTGTGAAAAAGAAAAAAGCGGACGGGGTGCTTCTGCTGGATCAGAATGCATCCGGTCAGCTTACAGCACAAATACGTACTGCGGATACAGCCCTTGAGCTTAATGATCAGCAACAACTCGATCATTATGTTCAAAATGTCAATCAATTGTTTACCATCAAACAGATGAACCTGACCAATGAGCAGGCCCAGCGCATTCTTTCCTCCCACCTGACACTCGATCAGCACACGATGAACACGCAGCAGGAAGGAAAGTCTGCAGACAGCAAGACGAAGGCTACGCTGATCTCATATGGCATTGCATTCTTAATATATCTGTTTGTTCTGTCCTATCTTTCAATGATTTCTTCTGAGATTGCGGCAGAAAAAGACACAAGGATTATGGAAATCATCATATCAAGTTCATCCCCTCTCATACATTTACTCTCAAGAGTTACAGGAATTCTTTCCCTGGCATTTACCCAGATCATCGTGCTGGCCGGTGCTGCCCTGATCATGGCAAAAACGATGAACCACGGGGAATACTGGAACAGTGTGCAATCCTTTTTTTCTAATGTTTCAGCTGCCTATTTCATTTATGCGATCCTGTTCTTCGTGCTTGCCTGCGTCCTTTACACCCTCATTGGGGCCGTACTGGGCTCGCTTGTCAATAAAGTACAGGATGTAGGTCAGGCCATCATGCCGGTCACTTTCGCATTAATGATTGGTTTTTTTATCGCGATCAGCGGGATGAACAACCCGGATACACTCCTGATAAAAGTCAGTTCGTACATTCCGTTTATTTCATCGATGATTATGCCGATGCGGATCGGCGCAACGGACATGGGGCTTTGGGAGGCAGCGGTCTCATTGATCCTCCTGGCGGCAACGATCATCTGGCTGTTCCTCTTCAGCCTGCGCTTTTATAAGGGTTCTGTGCTGACCTACACCTCAGGCTCGTTTCTTAAAAAGATGAAACAGGCACTTTCACTTTCCAAATAA
- a CDS encoding branched-chain amino acid transaminase, giving the protein MGVLLPAKSRNSICDIPKSRRSLHVRILCVLSGKIVKEDDVKISVRSKAFNYGLGVFEGIRAYWDDKSEQLYGFKLREHYERLKQSAKTVNLNFDLTVDDLIKGTVELLKANNCRTTTYVRPIVYNDAQDIGPTLDGKDVKVVIYTQPLNKYAGKPELSVGVTSWKRISNNQLPPRTKATAAYMNSALAALETKSAGFDEAIFLTNGDHVCEGSGENIFIFRKGKLVTPPPADNILEGITRDLVMKLAKEELGLEVDERSISRSELYVADEVFFSGTAMEVTPIVEVDHRTIGTGHEGDVCKKIKELFFGLTTGNNPKYAESCTPVYDK; this is encoded by the coding sequence ATAGGGGTTCTCTTACCGGCAAAAAGCCGGAACAGTATCTGTGATATACCAAAATCCAGGAGGAGTTTACATGTCAGAATCTTATGTGTATTATCAGGGAAGATTGTCAAAGAAGACGATGTTAAAATCAGCGTCCGCAGTAAGGCATTTAACTATGGACTGGGTGTTTTTGAAGGCATCCGCGCATACTGGGATGACAAAAGCGAACAGCTTTATGGATTTAAGCTCAGGGAACATTATGAGAGACTGAAACAATCTGCCAAAACGGTTAACCTGAATTTCGATCTGACTGTTGATGATCTGATCAAAGGAACCGTGGAACTTCTGAAAGCAAATAACTGTCGCACGACTACATATGTCCGCCCGATTGTATACAATGACGCACAGGATATTGGACCCACTCTTGACGGTAAAGATGTCAAGGTTGTGATCTATACCCAGCCATTAAATAAGTATGCCGGCAAGCCGGAGCTGAGTGTTGGCGTTACCTCATGGAAAAGGATCTCCAATAACCAGCTCCCACCGCGTACCAAAGCTACCGCAGCTTATATGAACTCTGCACTGGCTGCACTTGAAACAAAAAGCGCCGGATTCGATGAAGCGATCTTCCTGACGAATGGCGACCATGTCTGTGAGGGATCCGGTGAAAATATCTTCATCTTTCGGAAGGGTAAACTGGTTACACCACCACCTGCAGACAATATCCTTGAAGGAATCACCCGTGATCTTGTTATGAAACTGGCTAAGGAAGAACTCGGGCTTGAAGTTGATGAACGGAGTATCTCCAGATCTGAGCTGTATGTTGCAGATGAAGTCTTCTTCAGCGGTACTGCCATGGAGGTCACACCGATTGTTGAAGTCGATCACCGAACGATTGGAACAGGCCATGAAGGTGATGTCTGCAAAAAGATTAAAGAGTTATTCTTTGGCCTGACAACAGGAAATAACCCAAAATACGCTGAATCATGCACACCTGTTTACGATAAATAA
- a CDS encoding glycoside hydrolase family 13 protein, with the protein MDSRRIYFNSWSETYRKPFGTVQIGQSVHFAIDVPLAEVEHVFLVIKKDGLDFQHVEMKLDSENPFRFQISFSTDAPAGLYFYHFQIEYRNEKGTRKTVYYAKSADNFGGEGRELDDPSALQQYQLTTCSRYDPAPEWYTHGVIYHIFVDRFNNGNRHHRIDHPKKNSFIYATEEDSPYYIRNSKGEIVRWDFFGGNLSGIIEKLHTLRTLGITILYLSPVFEASSNHKYNTGDFRKIDPMFGSEKIFEKLVAKAGRMGIHIILDGVFNHVGADSVYFNKFGHYGTGGAYRDRSSPYYGWFTFLHYPDRYESWWNIDDLPSIDHNNESFRQFIYKSDESVIDRWTRIGIGGWRLDVADELPDDFITGIRHALDRYNRPGEEKVLIGEVWEDASNKLAYGKRRHYLEGGALHGVMNYPFRTLIIDLLLGRITARHAVRASFTLKSNYPRAAFFSNMNNIGTHDTERILSVLGGNKQKLKIAVWMLMTLPGVPCIYYGDEAGLTGGKDPDNRRFFPWGRENKEIETFFRAAIRARRTDENLQTGDYFPFSAGNLFGFIRARSRFTYTVLIFNPAEKVQMFSLDKVHDETGGDRIRQMIGYLFKSPFDLLPLQFVKKEAKNVKPSKK; encoded by the coding sequence TTGGATTCACGTCGTATTTATTTTAATTCCTGGTCGGAAACATACCGAAAACCGTTTGGAACAGTTCAAATCGGACAGTCTGTTCATTTTGCCATTGATGTGCCCCTGGCTGAAGTAGAGCATGTCTTTCTGGTGATTAAGAAGGATGGGCTTGATTTTCAGCATGTAGAAATGAAGCTGGATTCTGAAAACCCCTTCCGATTTCAGATATCATTTTCTACCGACGCACCAGCTGGTCTCTATTTTTACCATTTCCAAATAGAGTACAGGAATGAAAAGGGAACCCGTAAAACTGTGTATTACGCAAAATCTGCTGACAACTTCGGCGGCGAAGGACGGGAACTGGATGATCCATCTGCCCTTCAGCAGTATCAGCTGACGACCTGTTCCCGCTATGATCCTGCACCGGAATGGTATACCCACGGGGTTATCTATCATATTTTCGTCGACCGCTTTAATAACGGGAATCGCCATCACAGAATTGATCATCCGAAGAAAAATTCCTTTATTTATGCAACAGAAGAAGATTCGCCTTATTATATCCGAAACAGCAAGGGGGAAATTGTGCGCTGGGATTTTTTTGGCGGGAATCTGTCGGGCATCATAGAAAAGCTTCATACATTGCGCACACTCGGGATTACCATCCTTTATTTAAGTCCTGTTTTTGAGGCAAGCAGTAATCATAAATACAATACCGGGGATTTTCGGAAAATTGATCCGATGTTCGGTTCGGAGAAAATATTTGAAAAACTCGTTGCGAAAGCCGGCAGGATGGGGATACACATTATACTGGATGGCGTATTCAACCATGTCGGTGCGGACAGTGTGTATTTCAACAAATTTGGTCATTATGGAACAGGCGGAGCTTATCGTGATCGCAGCTCCCCTTATTATGGCTGGTTTACATTTCTTCACTATCCTGATCGTTATGAAAGCTGGTGGAATATCGATGATCTTCCATCCATTGACCATAATAACGAAAGTTTCCGTCAATTTATTTATAAGTCTGACGAAAGTGTCATTGATCGCTGGACGAGAATCGGTATAGGCGGCTGGCGGCTTGATGTTGCAGACGAATTGCCCGATGATTTTATAACCGGGATACGACATGCACTGGATCGATATAACAGACCCGGAGAAGAGAAGGTACTTATCGGTGAAGTCTGGGAGGATGCATCAAATAAACTGGCCTATGGCAAAAGGCGGCATTATCTTGAAGGTGGTGCACTGCATGGCGTAATGAATTATCCTTTTCGTACGCTGATTATTGATCTTCTCCTTGGCAGGATCACTGCCCGTCATGCCGTCAGAGCAAGTTTTACCTTAAAATCAAACTATCCACGTGCTGCATTTTTCTCTAATATGAACAATATCGGTACTCATGATACGGAACGGATCCTGAGTGTACTTGGTGGCAATAAACAGAAATTGAAGATCGCAGTCTGGATGCTTATGACTCTTCCTGGAGTGCCGTGCATTTACTATGGAGATGAAGCCGGACTCACGGGTGGAAAAGATCCGGACAATCGACGTTTCTTCCCCTGGGGACGTGAAAACAAAGAAATAGAAACTTTCTTTCGAGCTGCAATACGGGCACGCAGGACAGATGAAAATTTGCAAACCGGAGATTATTTTCCCTTTTCTGCCGGAAATCTGTTTGGATTCATCAGAGCCAGGAGTAGATTTACCTATACCGTTTTGATTTTCAATCCTGCTGAAAAGGTCCAGATGTTTTCTCTGGATAAAGTGCATGATGAGACAGGCGGTGATCGAATCAGACAAATGATCGGGTATCTTTTTAAGAGCCCGTTTGATCTGCTCCCGTTGCAATTTGTCAAAAAAGAGGCAAAGAACGTTAAACCGTCAAAAAAGTAA